Proteins from a single region of Dyadobacter fanqingshengii:
- a CDS encoding response regulator transcription factor, which translates to MQIFEPASCLDPFIKAFVVVESNGTLVNRLLPDTSVVAAIRLQGLVHYQEENGNARLPVLSISGLRKSFKIAEYGKNSANILVQFKEGGAAAFFDLPIHELFELNVGLDQFFKASELMLLEEQLGAAKSIQSKVNVVQQFFMARVRNRKSDLLIAHSVEKIKAARGLLSVKELSDNLYVSLDVFEKRFRKVVGTTPKQFADIVRMKALIGQGTINGQVLESALDAGFFDQSHFIRNFKKFTGQTPKEFFNGQSIHSE; encoded by the coding sequence ATGCAAATATTCGAACCTGCTTCCTGTCTTGACCCATTCATCAAAGCGTTTGTGGTTGTTGAAAGCAACGGCACATTGGTGAACCGGTTGCTGCCCGATACATCCGTGGTAGCAGCCATTCGCTTGCAGGGACTTGTACACTACCAGGAGGAAAATGGCAACGCTCGCCTCCCGGTGTTGTCTATATCCGGTTTAAGGAAGTCGTTCAAAATAGCCGAATATGGTAAAAACAGCGCTAACATACTCGTCCAGTTTAAAGAAGGCGGCGCTGCTGCCTTTTTTGATTTACCCATTCATGAATTATTTGAATTGAATGTGGGACTGGATCAATTTTTTAAGGCTTCTGAATTAATGTTGCTGGAAGAACAATTAGGAGCAGCAAAATCCATTCAAAGCAAAGTTAATGTTGTCCAGCAGTTTTTTATGGCAAGGGTCCGCAATCGAAAATCTGATTTACTTATTGCTCATTCAGTGGAAAAAATAAAGGCGGCGAGAGGGCTCCTGAGTGTAAAGGAATTGTCGGATAACCTTTATGTTAGTTTGGACGTGTTTGAAAAGCGGTTTCGCAAAGTGGTGGGCACAACGCCAAAACAGTTTGCTGATATAGTTCGCATGAAAGCGCTGATCGGGCAGGGGACAATAAACGGCCAGGTTCTGGAATCAGCGCTGGACGCCGGCTTTTTTGACCAATCCCATTTTATCAGAAATTTCAAAAAATTCACAGGTCAGACGCCGAAAGAGTTTTTTAATGGGCAAAGCATTCACTCTGAATAA
- a CDS encoding AraC family transcriptional regulator gives MEVPIKNKLNEKELFRIKRMKEVIKATDPHGHKDYLEIIYLEQGAGFHQIDFHRFPVKPHSLYLVMPGQIHSWELTEIPKGFVAMIQKDFLVDNPLYQLLFQTFPLPFPSGFHLEGASEKFKDIFINIEQEYSKSEANYGAVIQTYLMLLFNLLKREINSEPAQPFPPLLKNFFTSLDAEFRMNHEIKFYADALNTTSKTLNAACKKFLGMTAGAIINEKLTAESKKQLLYSHKNLTELSFDLGFSDASHFNKFFKRQTGVLPGVYRKGIS, from the coding sequence ATGGAGGTGCCGATTAAGAACAAATTGAACGAAAAGGAGCTTTTCAGGATCAAGAGAATGAAAGAGGTGATCAAAGCCACCGATCCACACGGTCACAAAGATTATCTTGAAATTATATATCTGGAACAGGGCGCAGGTTTTCATCAGATCGATTTCCACCGTTTCCCCGTCAAACCCCATAGCCTTTATCTGGTGATGCCCGGGCAGATCCACAGCTGGGAGCTAACCGAAATTCCGAAAGGATTTGTGGCCATGATCCAAAAGGACTTTTTGGTGGACAATCCGCTGTATCAACTTCTTTTTCAAACATTTCCCCTGCCGTTCCCGAGCGGGTTTCATCTGGAAGGCGCAAGTGAAAAGTTTAAGGATATTTTCATCAATATCGAACAAGAATATTCCAAAAGTGAAGCCAATTACGGCGCGGTCATCCAGACTTACCTGATGTTACTATTTAACTTACTCAAACGGGAGATTAATTCGGAACCAGCGCAACCATTTCCGCCGTTGCTCAAAAATTTCTTCACCTCACTGGATGCAGAATTCAGGATGAACCATGAAATAAAATTTTATGCCGATGCCCTGAACACGACTTCCAAAACGTTGAATGCGGCCTGCAAAAAGTTTCTGGGAATGACCGCTGGCGCAATAATCAACGAAAAACTGACGGCTGAATCCAAAAAGCAGCTTTTGTACTCACATAAAAATCTGACGGAGCTGTCATTTGACCTTGGTTTTTCAGACGCTTCACACTTCAATAAGTTCTTCAAGCGCCAGACGGGCGTGCTTCCCGGGGTTTATCGCAAAGGAATTTCCTGA
- a CDS encoding chromate resistance protein ChrB domain-containing protein, with product MNWITRERPKIDRIACPWLIKRFIDPDAQVFFVPFDQVKAKAVELDATPFDIPETEFTHYEDRCTFDFFLEKYEIQDPALMDMAVIIRGADTDAHSLASQSSGLWAISAGMAYNITDDQELLEKGMLIYDALYSWAKHLQKQKHTQNPTEKLMLAVFNAYLDKQKTENLKTPKWAKELREIIQDQIDTNLSLSLKEISEGLQIHPSYVSREFSKYFSNLSFGAYIRKLRIEKAMDLLANPDHTLSEIAYLTGFSDQSHFNRIFKAQTGQNPSDFRKNLPKK from the coding sequence ATGAATTGGATTACGCGGGAACGCCCCAAAATTGACCGGATCGCCTGTCCCTGGCTGATCAAACGATTTATCGATCCGGATGCGCAGGTCTTTTTCGTCCCATTTGATCAGGTAAAGGCCAAGGCAGTTGAACTCGACGCGACACCTTTTGACATTCCTGAAACGGAATTTACCCACTACGAGGATCGTTGCACATTTGATTTTTTTCTGGAAAAGTATGAAATCCAGGACCCGGCCCTGATGGATATGGCAGTCATCATCCGCGGAGCGGATACGGATGCCCATTCGCTGGCTTCCCAATCCTCGGGGCTTTGGGCAATTTCTGCGGGAATGGCTTATAACATTACCGACGACCAGGAGTTGCTTGAAAAAGGGATGCTTATTTATGATGCCCTTTATAGCTGGGCAAAACATCTTCAAAAACAAAAGCATACACAAAATCCAACGGAAAAGTTAATGCTGGCTGTTTTCAATGCCTATCTCGACAAACAAAAGACCGAAAACCTCAAAACCCCGAAATGGGCGAAAGAGCTCAGGGAAATTATTCAGGACCAGATCGATACGAATCTAAGTTTAAGCTTGAAAGAAATTTCGGAAGGTTTACAAATCCATCCTTCATACGTTTCCCGCGAGTTTTCAAAGTATTTCAGCAACTTGTCGTTTGGCGCATATATCCGGAAGCTCCGCATTGAAAAGGCGATGGATCTCCTGGCAAATCCGGACCACACTTTGTCTGAGATTGCCTACCTCACGGGGTTTTCCGATCAAAGCCATTTCAACAGGATATTTAAAGCTCAAACCGGCCAGAACCCATCTGATTTTCGGAAAAATTTGCCTAAAAAGTAA
- a CDS encoding NAD(P)-dependent alcohol dehydrogenase: MTETTNIKAFGTEGADAPLNQMDISRRKPTPHDVQIDILFCGVCHSDLHTARSEWGPSMYPCVPGHEIVGTVISVGEHVKKFKVGDVVGVGCMVDSCRECQYCQEDLEQFCEPGMTGTYNAPDKHIPGSPTFGGYSESIVVHENYVLRIPENMDLAAAAPLLCAGITTYSPLRHWNVGPGKKVGVVGIGGLGHMGIKIAKAMGAEVVAFTTSESKFAEARRLGADEVVLSKDEAQMAAYKGKLHFILDAVSAQHDINAYLNLLRVDGSLALVGAPEHPLPVAAFSLIMGRKSFAGSMIGGIAETQEMLDFCGEHNIVADIEMIDIQQINEAYERLLSGDVKYRFVIDMNSLKQS; encoded by the coding sequence ATGACCGAAACAACAAACATTAAAGCTTTTGGAACAGAAGGAGCAGACGCTCCATTGAACCAAATGGATATCAGCCGTAGGAAGCCTACGCCGCATGATGTGCAAATAGACATCCTTTTTTGCGGCGTATGCCATTCCGATTTGCACACAGCAAGGAGCGAATGGGGACCTTCCATGTATCCCTGCGTTCCTGGTCACGAGATTGTGGGCACGGTCATCAGTGTAGGCGAACATGTAAAAAAATTCAAGGTGGGAGACGTAGTGGGTGTGGGATGTATGGTCGATTCCTGCCGCGAGTGCCAGTATTGCCAGGAGGATCTGGAACAGTTTTGCGAGCCTGGAATGACCGGCACCTACAATGCTCCTGACAAGCACATTCCTGGTTCACCCACTTTTGGCGGATATTCGGAAAGCATTGTGGTGCATGAGAATTATGTACTGAGAATTCCTGAAAATATGGATCTGGCTGCCGCCGCACCTTTGCTTTGTGCTGGCATTACCACCTATTCGCCGCTGCGTCACTGGAATGTAGGGCCTGGTAAAAAAGTCGGGGTTGTGGGCATTGGCGGTTTAGGTCACATGGGGATTAAGATTGCAAAAGCGATGGGCGCCGAAGTGGTCGCCTTTACTACTTCGGAATCAAAATTCGCAGAAGCCAGGCGTCTTGGGGCGGACGAAGTGGTCTTGTCCAAAGATGAGGCACAAATGGCCGCCTATAAAGGGAAGCTGCATTTCATTCTGGATGCCGTTTCAGCACAGCATGACATCAATGCTTATCTGAATTTGCTTCGTGTAGATGGCTCCCTTGCACTTGTAGGCGCTCCCGAACACCCGCTGCCAGTCGCTGCGTTCAGCCTGATCATGGGGCGCAAGAGCTTTGCGGGTTCGATGATCGGCGGGATTGCTGAGACGCAGGAAATGCTCGATTTCTGCGGAGAGCACAATATCGTTGCCGACATTGAAATGATTGACATACAGCAGATCAATGAAGCTTATGAAAGATTACTAAGTGGAGATGTGAAGTATCGTTTCGTAATCGACATGAACTCTCTGAAGCAATCCTGA
- a CDS encoding DUF2490 domain-containing protein has protein sequence MKRLILLFFFLYSFPSLGQKQVNKHSGVWFGYFNQTRISDKWGIWLDLHARRTDFLDRWSTQIIRPGITYYANDHLRFTAGYAYARTYPAAGLHTVRPENRLWQQVLWTSRQKRLQTQQWIRIEERFNRKIANDALQEGYNFNFRFRYLLNLMVPLNRDFIEPNTLFFAFNDEIHINAGKQITYNVFDQNRLFVGLGYQFTKGLNLQVGYMNQFQQLPSGNHFNSNNVLRIFLFHNLDLRSKN, from the coding sequence ATGAAAAGACTTATTCTGTTATTTTTTTTCCTTTACTCATTTCCTTCCCTGGGCCAAAAACAGGTCAATAAACACAGTGGCGTATGGTTTGGTTATTTCAATCAGACGAGAATATCTGATAAATGGGGAATCTGGCTGGACCTGCACGCGCGCCGGACTGACTTTCTTGACCGCTGGTCTACACAGATTATCCGGCCAGGCATTACCTATTATGCCAATGACCACCTCAGATTCACGGCTGGATATGCCTACGCCCGCACCTATCCTGCCGCAGGATTGCATACAGTCCGGCCGGAAAACCGGCTTTGGCAACAGGTGCTGTGGACTAGCCGCCAAAAGCGCCTGCAAACGCAGCAGTGGATCAGAATTGAAGAGCGCTTCAACAGGAAAATCGCCAACGACGCATTGCAGGAAGGCTACAATTTCAACTTCCGCTTCCGGTATTTGCTGAACCTGATGGTGCCGTTAAACAGGGATTTTATTGAACCCAATACGCTGTTCTTTGCATTCAATGATGAAATTCATATCAATGCAGGCAAACAGATCACTTACAACGTGTTTGATCAGAACCGCTTATTTGTAGGATTAGGATACCAATTCACGAAGGGCCTCAATTTGCAGGTAGGTTACATGAACCAGTTCCAGCAGCTTCCCTCCGGCAACCATTTCAACAGTAATAATGTGCTGCGCATATTTCTTTTTCACAACCTGGATTTAAGGAGCAAAAACTAA
- a CDS encoding endo alpha-1,4 polygalactosaminidase, which produces MSCNNSDDIPAGGDNESRPFTAAEVEQLRKKANGGKRLVICYMSIGEAEDYRYYWQENWTKNPPEWIAAENPDWPGNYKVKYWNEEWQGLIYKNQHSYLNKIIAAGFDGVYLDIIDAFEYFEE; this is translated from the coding sequence TTGAGCTGCAATAATAGTGATGATATCCCGGCCGGGGGCGACAATGAATCCAGGCCCTTTACAGCTGCTGAGGTGGAACAGTTACGCAAGAAGGCCAATGGAGGGAAACGCCTGGTGATTTGCTACATGTCAATAGGAGAAGCCGAGGATTACCGCTATTACTGGCAGGAAAACTGGACAAAAAACCCGCCTGAATGGATAGCTGCCGAAAACCCGGACTGGCCCGGCAACTACAAAGTTAAATACTGGAATGAGGAATGGCAGGGACTTATTTATAAAAATCAGCATTCCTATCTTAACAAAATTATAGCTGCCGGTTTTGACGGGGTTTATCTTGATATAATTGATGCCTTTGAATATTTCGAAGAGTAA
- a CDS encoding dipeptidase yields MKRRDVIKSLTLLPAAGNVLKNPFSSAPAAANDPFPSPQSKPMPDLHRDAFVMDGHTHVMSRELILKTDIGQRYPDGTVDLPRAKEGGLDAMFFSVYTPENYYPGRFEIKNTFRVVNLALDQIKKNNATIELALTASDIERIHKKGKIAAFLDLEGGYDLHGDLDLLRALYKLGLRSMQLTAHSTTNAFIDACNDVYTWGGINDHGKAVIREMNDLGMIINVAHASNDAIIQSAAASRHPVIYSHGGFYKIVDHPRCITDEAANAIAAKGGVIGVHFGSLFNNPKYWAWQKANNPVRAQPNPQPKTPRILNDQVTTQTIEEVDKEFARELPFTFKGPIPDEYWMHADQLARVIDYGVKLVGEDHIALGSDLDGGPELPREIKDISDYPQITIAMQKLGYSDQRIKKILGLNWLRVIREVTEGK; encoded by the coding sequence ATGAAACGCAGAGACGTTATAAAATCCCTGACCCTTTTGCCGGCAGCCGGTAATGTTCTTAAAAATCCTTTTTCATCCGCTCCCGCAGCTGCTAATGATCCTTTTCCAAGTCCTCAAAGCAAACCCATGCCTGACTTGCATCGTGATGCGTTTGTGATGGATGGGCATACGCATGTCATGAGCCGCGAGCTGATTTTGAAAACGGATATCGGGCAGCGCTATCCCGATGGGACGGTCGATCTTCCGAGGGCTAAGGAAGGCGGATTGGACGCGATGTTCTTCTCCGTGTATACGCCCGAAAACTATTATCCGGGAAGGTTTGAGATCAAGAATACTTTCCGGGTGGTAAACCTCGCACTGGACCAGATCAAAAAGAATAATGCAACGATCGAGCTGGCGCTAACGGCCTCCGACATTGAACGCATCCATAAAAAAGGCAAAATAGCAGCCTTTCTGGATCTGGAAGGCGGGTATGACCTGCACGGCGATCTGGATCTGCTACGTGCGCTTTACAAGCTCGGTCTCCGCTCGATGCAGCTGACAGCTCACAGTACGACAAATGCTTTCATCGATGCCTGCAACGACGTATATACTTGGGGCGGCATTAATGATCACGGAAAAGCGGTGATCAGAGAAATGAATGATCTTGGTATGATCATTAATGTAGCCCACGCATCCAACGACGCCATTATCCAATCGGCAGCCGCCAGCCGTCACCCGGTGATTTACAGCCACGGTGGTTTTTACAAAATCGTTGATCATCCGCGTTGCATTACCGATGAAGCCGCAAATGCCATTGCCGCAAAAGGAGGCGTTATCGGCGTGCATTTCGGCAGCCTCTTTAATAATCCGAAATACTGGGCGTGGCAAAAAGCGAATAATCCAGTCCGGGCACAACCCAATCCCCAGCCTAAAACACCGCGGATTCTAAACGACCAGGTTACCACGCAAACCATTGAAGAAGTTGACAAAGAATTTGCGCGCGAACTTCCATTCACATTCAAAGGACCCATTCCGGACGAGTACTGGATGCACGCAGACCAGCTGGCCAGGGTCATTGATTATGGTGTGAAATTAGTCGGTGAGGATCACATTGCTTTGGGTTCAGACTTGGATGGCGGCCCCGAACTGCCGCGTGAAATAAAAGATATCAGCGATTATCCGCAGATCACGATCGCTATGCAGAAGCTGGGTTACAGCGATCAGCGGATTAAAAAGATCCTCGGCTTAAACTGGCTGCGCGTGATCCGGGAAGTTACGGAGGGGAAATGA
- a CDS encoding DUF6766 family protein encodes MSTSTKQHSFLYRNGLGLLFSALFVVTLIAQAITGFHKHNSELAQDHAPQISFVAYLNTGHFISATFENFESEFLQMALYVILTVGLRQKGSAESKSLDEPEEVDREPQPGPDAPWPVRKGGIILKLYENSLFTVFAILFLISWWLHLYGSWLDHNEQQVLNGQPTDTMANYLTQANFWFETFQNWQSEFLSIASIVLLTIFLRQKGSPESKPVDAPHSKTGK; translated from the coding sequence ATGAGTACATCTACAAAACAGCATTCATTTCTGTATAGAAACGGGCTGGGCTTGCTATTTTCCGCCTTATTCGTCGTAACGCTTATTGCCCAGGCCATCACAGGCTTTCATAAGCACAACTCCGAACTGGCACAGGACCATGCACCGCAAATAAGCTTCGTTGCGTACCTTAATACCGGGCATTTTATCTCTGCCACCTTTGAGAATTTTGAAAGCGAATTTCTGCAAATGGCTTTGTATGTTATCCTGACGGTAGGACTTCGCCAGAAAGGCTCCGCGGAATCCAAATCGCTGGACGAACCGGAGGAAGTGGACAGGGAGCCTCAGCCAGGCCCGGACGCCCCTTGGCCGGTCAGAAAGGGAGGGATCATATTGAAACTGTATGAAAACTCGCTATTCACGGTTTTTGCGATCTTGTTCCTGATCAGCTGGTGGCTGCACCTCTACGGTAGCTGGCTAGACCATAATGAGCAGCAAGTTTTGAATGGCCAGCCCACCGACACGATGGCCAACTATCTGACGCAGGCAAACTTTTGGTTTGAAACATTCCAAAACTGGCAGAGTGAATTCTTGTCCATTGCCAGCATTGTATTGCTGACCATTTTCCTTCGTCAGAAAGGCTCGCCGGAGTCCAAGCCTGTGGACGCTCCACATTCGAAAACTGGTAAGTGA
- a CDS encoding haloalkane dehalogenase — METTQNTQADIAFESQKKFARINGLNMAYIDKGEGDPIIFLHGNPTSGYIWRNVLPHVQDLGRCIVPDLIGMGDSDHFRKAADYTFANNEQYLDKLFSVLGVRKNITFVVHDWGSVLAFYWARKHPGAVKGIVYMEAITRPRSWEEVPGAARETFQKLRTSQGEQMVLIENSFIEFNLPRTILRTLSDEEMAAYRRPFCEPGESRRAMLSWARQLPLGGEPAEMIRIVNENSSWLAKSPIPKLFIEAMPGTLADAEKQACMRWPNQTHVAVRGHHNLQEDSAGEIGAAILEWLGKIG, encoded by the coding sequence ATGGAAACAACACAAAATACCCAGGCTGACATTGCCTTTGAATCCCAAAAAAAATTCGCGCGCATTAACGGACTCAACATGGCATACATTGACAAAGGCGAGGGCGATCCGATCATTTTCCTGCACGGAAACCCAACGTCGGGTTACATCTGGCGGAATGTATTGCCGCATGTGCAGGATTTGGGACGATGCATTGTTCCCGACCTGATAGGCATGGGTGACTCGGATCATTTCAGGAAAGCAGCGGATTACACTTTTGCGAATAATGAGCAGTATCTGGATAAGCTTTTCAGCGTGCTTGGCGTCCGTAAAAACATCACTTTTGTAGTGCATGACTGGGGCTCGGTGCTGGCATTTTATTGGGCGCGAAAACATCCTGGCGCAGTAAAGGGAATTGTTTACATGGAAGCCATTACGCGGCCGCGTTCGTGGGAAGAAGTGCCTGGTGCAGCACGGGAAACTTTCCAGAAGCTGCGAACAAGTCAAGGAGAGCAAATGGTGCTGATCGAGAATTCGTTCATTGAGTTTAATTTACCAAGAACAATTTTGCGCACATTGTCAGACGAGGAAATGGCAGCATATCGCAGGCCTTTTTGTGAACCCGGGGAGAGCAGACGCGCGATGCTCAGCTGGGCCAGGCAGTTGCCATTGGGCGGCGAGCCAGCGGAAATGATCAGGATCGTAAACGAAAACAGCAGCTGGCTTGCTAAAAGTCCTATCCCGAAACTATTTATAGAAGCCATGCCCGGAACTTTGGCCGATGCCGAAAAGCAAGCCTGTATGCGCTGGCCAAATCAAACCCATGTAGCGGTGAGGGGACATCATAACTTGCAGGAGGATTCTGCCGGGGAAATTGGTGCCGCTATTTTGGAATGGTTGGGGAAAATCGGGTAA
- a CDS encoding TonB-dependent receptor domain-containing protein yields MIFLRLTAFILLISTLSVKAQTGLTVTGNVVDRKSRQPLAYCSVALFNSQDSTLVTGLLTSEKGFFKFENVNSAACYLQLQYIGYSKSTVAITVITGQDVIEMPSIAMDAEPRTLQELNVTAERQTLENKVDRQVYRADKFLSGQGGTAVDILKNTPSVTVNSEGEITLRGSSGFLVLINGKPVQTDAATILNQIPANTIENVEVITSPSARFDPDGKSGIINITTKTALAGARSFSANLQGGLPAVYTYGNLDNPVRFGADATAHVRSEKWDFSVSGNYLRNDIAGQRTGDVNTTIDNVFTSFPSDGERSYIRYNYTARSAVSFTPRPNDTFSAGFYTGYRSQSRRADIVYNNTKTDLVTHDNIGRITYFNSNIARKSGRVTLGNLDYTHIFQNKSALAVSGLVEHAAMDGLTTNINLQEPDRNVTLQSSRNPSKNPLNALRLKIDYSVNIGLGKLETGYQYRNQVQKGNFQYLDLDLETGTFNVVPEFSSHTKVTNQIHSVYGQYSSKQGKLEYTAGLRSEYSTRAFSAGSQETRTLDLFNLFPSLNLQYQLTKSLRARGGYSKRVQRATNSELNPFPEREHSETLESGDPDIQPEFIDLSELGIVKDFKEGSVFATIYNQRIKNVVNRVNSVYNDTILNRIYTNAGLATSWGLETGSSFNIYKWWQIYAGGNLYHYKIKGSLFNQDVQVNAASWVYSVNANTTFKLPSNFQVQASLNYLSERVTAQGEDSRFVTPNLSARKTFLKGKLAATLQWQNVDLGLLGSNRQRITTFGKDFFTTTNYIQETDIFLLNLSYNLNQSTKKAKLPSSEFGEKEF; encoded by the coding sequence ATGATATTTTTACGGCTTACCGCTTTTATTTTACTTATTTCAACATTATCAGTTAAGGCGCAAACGGGCTTAACCGTTACCGGCAATGTGGTAGACAGAAAATCCAGGCAACCGCTGGCATATTGTTCTGTTGCCCTCTTCAATAGTCAGGATTCGACATTGGTAACTGGGTTGCTAACCTCTGAAAAAGGGTTTTTCAAATTTGAAAATGTCAATTCAGCGGCCTGTTATCTTCAATTGCAATACATTGGTTACAGCAAATCAACTGTCGCTATCACTGTAATTACTGGCCAGGATGTGATTGAAATGCCATCCATCGCTATGGATGCCGAACCCAGAACACTGCAGGAATTGAATGTAACCGCTGAGCGTCAAACGCTGGAGAACAAAGTCGACCGGCAGGTTTATCGGGCAGACAAGTTTCTTAGTGGTCAGGGCGGTACTGCTGTTGATATATTGAAAAACACGCCGTCGGTCACGGTTAACAGCGAAGGCGAGATTACATTACGCGGTTCATCCGGGTTTTTGGTTTTGATCAATGGAAAGCCGGTGCAAACAGACGCCGCAACGATCCTCAATCAGATTCCGGCGAATACAATTGAAAATGTGGAAGTGATCACTTCGCCATCGGCACGTTTTGACCCGGACGGAAAATCGGGTATAATCAACATTACTACCAAGACGGCGCTGGCGGGGGCGAGGTCTTTTTCGGCCAATTTGCAAGGCGGCTTACCTGCCGTTTATACTTATGGCAATTTGGATAATCCGGTGCGTTTTGGTGCGGATGCCACGGCGCATGTGCGTTCGGAAAAGTGGGATTTCAGCGTTAGTGGCAATTATCTGCGGAATGATATTGCGGGGCAGCGAACCGGTGATGTGAATACGACAATCGACAATGTGTTCACCTCCTTTCCGTCTGACGGCGAGCGGAGTTACATCCGCTATAACTATACGGCCCGAAGCGCTGTTTCTTTCACTCCGCGCCCGAACGATACATTCTCAGCCGGATTTTACACGGGTTACCGTTCCCAGTCACGCCGTGCCGACATTGTATATAATAATACGAAAACGGACCTCGTGACACACGACAACATCGGACGCATTACTTACTTCAACTCAAATATTGCCCGCAAGTCGGGCAGGGTAACATTGGGAAACCTGGACTATACACACATTTTCCAAAACAAATCAGCACTTGCTGTTTCGGGGCTGGTTGAGCATGCCGCTATGGATGGGCTTACAACGAATATCAATCTGCAGGAGCCGGACCGGAATGTAACTCTCCAGAGCAGCCGAAACCCAAGTAAAAACCCACTGAATGCATTGCGGTTGAAAATCGATTATAGCGTAAACATTGGTTTGGGGAAGTTGGAAACAGGCTATCAATATAGAAATCAGGTTCAGAAAGGCAACTTTCAGTATCTGGATCTGGACCTGGAAACCGGCACATTTAATGTTGTCCCTGAATTTAGCAGTCATACCAAAGTCACTAATCAGATCCATTCGGTTTACGGGCAGTATTCATCAAAACAAGGCAAGCTGGAATATACGGCCGGGTTACGTTCCGAATATTCCACCCGCGCATTCTCTGCCGGCAGCCAGGAAACCAGAACGCTTGACTTGTTCAATCTTTTTCCTTCACTTAATCTGCAATACCAATTGACCAAATCGCTTCGTGCGCGGGGCGGATACAGTAAACGTGTGCAGCGCGCAACGAACAGCGAGCTCAACCCTTTTCCTGAACGGGAACATTCAGAGACGCTGGAATCGGGAGATCCCGACATCCAGCCCGAGTTTATCGACCTGTCCGAACTCGGGATCGTCAAAGACTTTAAAGAAGGCAGCGTCTTTGCTACCATTTATAACCAGCGTATTAAGAATGTCGTCAACCGGGTCAATAGTGTTTATAACGATACTATATTAAACCGGATCTACACCAATGCAGGCCTGGCAACCTCGTGGGGATTGGAAACGGGCAGTTCATTCAATATTTACAAATGGTGGCAAATTTATGCCGGCGGAAATTTGTACCATTACAAAATAAAGGGCTCGCTGTTCAATCAGGACGTGCAGGTCAATGCAGCGAGCTGGGTTTACTCTGTGAATGCCAATACGACATTCAAGCTTCCCAGTAATTTCCAGGTTCAGGCATCGTTAAATTATTTGTCAGAGCGGGTTACCGCACAAGGAGAAGACTCCCGGTTTGTCACCCCCAATCTTTCGGCCAGAAAGACGTTTCTGAAAGGGAAACTCGCGGCCACATTGCAGTGGCAAAATGTTGACCTTGGCCTCCTTGGCTCCAACCGCCAGCGTATCACGACGTTTGGAAAAGACTTTTTCACCACCACCAACTACATTCAGGAAACGGATATTTTCCTGCTTAACCTGAGCTATAATCTTAACCAAAGCACTAAAAAAGCGAAACTGCCTTCAAGCGAGTTTGGTGAGAAAGAGTTCTGA